A portion of the Periophthalmus magnuspinnatus isolate fPerMag1 chromosome 2, fPerMag1.2.pri, whole genome shotgun sequence genome contains these proteins:
- the LOC129457011 gene encoding ADP-ribosylation factor-like protein 6-interacting protein 4, giving the protein RGGQRRRRRGEEDSSSKCSSSSSKGSSSSSKGSSSSSKCSSSSSKRSSSSSKCSSSSSKCSSSSSKCSSSSSNRQKTGKKKEEKKKQKTGKKRLKPG; this is encoded by the exons agaggaggccagaggaggaggaggagaggagaggagga ttcttcatctaaatgctcctcttcttcatctaaaggctcctcttcttcatctaaaggctcctcttcttcatctaaatgctcctcttcttcatctaaacgctcctcttcttcatctaaatgctcctcttcttcatctaaatgctcctcttcttcatctaaatgctcctcttcttcatctaa CCGGcaaaaaacaggtaaaaaaaaagaagaaaaaaagaagcaaaaaacGGGGAAAAAAAGGCTAAAACCAGgctga